TTCCAGTTGGAACAGGTAATCCAAGCGTAAGTGAATATGTAGCAGAAGTACAAAAAGTGTTAGAGAAAAACGCGGATCGCGTGAAGTACCAATTAACACCGATGAATACAGTAATTGAAGGAGATCTCCCTGTATTACTTGAAGTAATTCAACAAATGCATGAAGTGCCATATACAAAAGGTGCAAAGCGTGTAGCGACAACAATTCGTATTGATGATCGCCGAGATAAAGAAAGCACAATGGAGAAAAAATTAAATTCTGTTCGTTCGAAATTATAGGAGAAAGCAGCGATTTTTGCTGCTTTTTTGTATGGGTAAATTAGGTAAGAAAAGTGTATCCATGGTACACTTTTTTATTATTGATTGTAGTACCTAGGGAAGGAGGAAAGGGAAATGAGTGACAAATTTAATGAGCAGTTTGAT
This sequence is a window from Bacillus pseudomycoides DSM 12442. Protein-coding genes within it:
- a CDS encoding MTH1187 family thiamine-binding protein translates to MAIVDVSIIPVGTGNPSVSEYVAEVQKVLEKNADRVKYQLTPMNTVIEGDLPVLLEVIQQMHEVPYTKGAKRVATTIRIDDRRDKESTMEKKLNSVRSKL